Proteins encoded in a region of the Hippocampus zosterae strain Florida chromosome 11, ASM2543408v3, whole genome shotgun sequence genome:
- the LOC127610013 gene encoding ankyrin-3-like isoform X21 yields the protein MREKAKHGGRSGRFVERRVIVHRSADRGEDAMTCDTDKYLRPQDLKELGDDSLPQEGYLGFSIAARSASPRISLRSFSSDRSNTLNRSSFARDSMMIEEILAPTKDTLQSVCKDISYLVDPLNKHLAVTRDYNSECMRRYSWTPDTVDHGHNVASSPIHSGFSSPLPQYDSRFLVSFMVDARGGSMRGSRHNGMRIIIPPRKCTAPTRITCRLAKRHKLAYPPPMVEGEGLVSRLVEVGPAGAQFLGPVIVEIPHFGSMRGKERELIVLRSDNGDTWREHQFESTPEELAELLTGMDEELDSPAELEKKRICRIVSRDFPQYFAVVSRIKQESNHMGPDGGVLSSSTVTMVQASFPQGALTKKIRVGLQAQPVPDDLVRAVLGNRATFSPIVTVEPRRRKFHKPITMTIPVPPRQAEGHPIGRRGDAAPCLRLLCSITGGTSPAQWEDITGTTPLSFVTDCVSFTTNVSARFWLADCHQIPETVALASQLYRELICVPYLAKFVVFAKMNDPVEARLRCFCMTDDKVDKTLEQQENFEEVARSKDIEVLEGKPIHVDCYGNLSPLTKSGQQLVFNFYSFKENRLPFTVKMRDMGQEPCGRLSFLKEAKTSKGLPQTAICNLNITLPTHKKDMESDPDDENDRPERRHTFASLALRKRYSYLTDPAAKTPDRSPQRAQPSGYPHKSVFSTRSYQAWPPVPVAVPGQAKSGFGSLSSSSSNTPSASPLKSVWSINSGSPIKTNIPGSPASSVKSVSDMVSPIRSYRTISSPIKTVVQHAQYPGQVSHSPLASPVKSASDSASMKGLAALSARTITAPTGGSPLLERTSKATTPPTSPKSSLSMFSSPLSYKTVVGGSAVTGSSSSPIKTVPGLSSVRSFSSDVSGPARNLFSSLSSPLKSNTPQSAAVLINGTVSPAQYRSSSPTSLLASSLQERIQATTNAATTSVNAAFDEVEKTFNSCSAGYGTLKSLSSSASSSYQSIRSSASSSLYNSLRSPPNATTAGTSSTVTVPVYSVINVLPEPQFKKLPDVSKSTILSPRNTAPPEMNPKLQSSFARNLSPTKPPLLSSGLKSNATSALSSSQEILKDVADMKEDLIRMSAILQTDPNSNTSKGFQSGSAAKVEDEEPHRIVEKVKQDLVKVSQILTQDAGKESPARGTLDDIRFSKVPVEQPQSNWSYPPRYETVVPQAKAKTSQDRDFNLSKVADYLANDVGSSSFSKTQDTKHATNEGKREADGREKQKRVLKPTIAVQEQKLKMPPTSMRSSPSDRELGKVADALFGADTVLESPDDVYHEQDKSPLSDSGFETRSERTPSAPQSAEGTGPKAPFQDIPVPPVITETRTEVVHVIRSYEPPEDNKQPAMLEGNHIRYIGTESKGHANHAPSIKVAPDEDPMGKGIRLKEETHITTTTRMVYHKPSGNEAVSERCEETMSVHDIMKAFQSGKDPSRELAGLFEHKSEEVPQRLSDDVKPKVERIIEVHIEKGSKAEPTEVIIRETKNHSDNDTYYYPGNRQEDRETEELPAYFDSSKFNATMAPEESRPSSAQLMADESYKTLKLLSQQSVEYHEDESSELRGESYNFAEKMLLSENFDQSHPDTEERGRERSHFHSPDRGRNESRSVGPKTGYIFRSSRNLLDTSGRMAGTDDNYDTMTLVQHSSEPGSPKQSLWMRVSSDDTDRKEREQLMYEERVDRTVKEAEEKLCEVSQFFRDKTEQLNDELSSPEKKSRRPDFRESRSGPSSTQSSPERSVYRNGASGEEWSRERLRDKFSSNDRKCASLPSSPERRVLLQHNDSDSRRQGDGKVEGPKPFQMSSSKVSAVRLKFEQEAKKQDRGPQGVQSSNPPIRKLHESKLPVYQVFAGPNVPKAPDSPVSQRRGQESESKFSPLHQSYGKNQDDNKLFKTWENHGYGTYKPQAPILSHTLVHDSPKDDSNSDSQRQETTKKVIYTEFVVRESPNCNDGLKKNSESQIPVRKSSNFSDNRRSPSLKLDTSVEAHEKEGSHTPILVRNPVHSSFESNKSTCGSSGKSTDSDCSHSNITCNGVDSDQIEYLDHRTPALITEGFKDIKPLPVYVSIQVGKQYEKETATGQLGTYKKIVSHESRTVHETRGTFYTVKQKESPSPQGSPEDDTLEQVTFIDSSGKSPVTPETPSPEDVSLTSRMPDSVIGSMAGMPSPIPEESEEEDGKTFIYKAPTKEKPKQAASENHGKKQEAEKQKPKGEKKAPYIEFPPPPPLDTEQSDPEKRKSCASSETETEMMEVNLQEEHDKHFLAEPVIRVQPPSPVPPGANNSDSSDDESVFHPIPVKKYTFKMKEEGEKHSKHRKTEKNGNKESGINGVVKGEEADLEQNGNDQSITDCSIATTAEFSHDTDATEIDSLDGYDFQDEDDGLSEDPKTSSLSNDGKTADRLFGQSKLEVIAEEKCEDGKSNPSSSKSSGEEIDYTLEGSHPERFTDHYFRYQLEEELNSTFKTVATKGLNFDPWSTKGSDHEGVYDSKTKDEDPKPFGLSVEDKSQATTPDTTPARTPTDESTPTSEPNPFPFHEGKMFEMTRSGAIDMSKRDFVEERLQFFQIGEHSSDPLTGERGRGGKIPGVISSQSKTGERATVEGKVKVLDTATGGSTAPAAGAKCSPVHPGSDTGLAGTERPTREAVAETASSCTITASKVDPKLRTPIKMGIAASITVKKDSGDLTDFKAEMSEGQMVPEYISIEGQSTEGQSSKDAEAKSERRDYPSENCNNNNNLESSSIQANYIQCGSVVFNLQSSSEPTLQKASRIETLCCRDVEEKVERGQSSQVQLQSIPVKDSEVKLPRSRLPIKASGRSSHTQGTAIGKQKPKQTVKIETRKRGEPAIAKVEPRSRIPVKDIKKGNSTTAANSPHSLRVTSRPMRPLASERAAIKLPSRLPLKDRHQVSKASGEATSRQERHENPSDVCKRTIEYFKEISGETIKLVDRLSDEEKKKQTEQSEEDSTSRSTSLSDTSQPSQPSQPSRSSRSGRGSRAEAGAGAPTVGAKVATTDRASGSQRSRRSRRTGGKEGSQGLAGSRTPPIAEIKPSPQSPCERTDLRMAIVADHLGLSWTELAREMNFTVDEINHIRLENPNSLTAQSFMLLKKWVSREGKNATTDALTAVLTKVSRMDIVTLLEGPIFDYGNISGTRCFADDHAVFRDQADDYQNILAELHSPAALHSDPHFLMPELPVTPDPSPVHHQHHHYPRPDSRPQPLLWSPEIKSGSSAESPLRPCQLPLSLLAFDLPDPVPSKVQKPHIALNDRLLLSEEEDRSYRELEPSPTPKSVPALCELDISPARSTSSCSVSSVSSITPLTPDRAQIGDGAVLQVDIKSCQKEESKEKGKGDQRVAVEGNFFVENWVEEDWIKNLERKCEIVTKDVKSQLEADKNIFARQKGVAGVRIKMPGAGSAGDEIEAGTDKESIDETPQIEGNGEEVVRRGDRRKIADDGRGTRQPSDLTVQEWAEALWERQSTERGSNEEEDKTEEGSEEKEEDKEMTTEADRELEIVNRVERPEKDMCSLSGWQSDSSSVNAEPPTPGRSSDLPDVRESHDNSSDSVTSSSRGESGRSRQNGDKSKNSPQGGSSESMNGRKEEGRLVSEKKVQQQVSVDSGSEEEQTVTTRIFRRRLILKGEEAKNISGESVTEEHYLDQDGNLVSRKVIRKVIRRFSSSSTDNHGCHKDLQKSPTLQEDGLEKDGPSRNSRRVDERKPGDKKFHS from the exons ATGAGGGAGAAAGCCAAGCACGGTGGCCGCTCCGGCCGCTTCGTGGAGCGGCGCGTCATCGTCCACCGGTCCGCCGATCGAG GTGAGGATGCTATGACCTGCGACACGGACAAGTACCTGCGGCCCCAGGACCTCAAGGAGCTGGGGGATGACTCTCTCCCACAGGAGGGCTACCTGGGCTTCAGCATCGCAGCCCGCTCGGCCAG CCCTAGAATCAG CCTGCGCTCCTTCAGTTCGGATAGGTCCAACACCCTCAACCGGAGCTCCTTCGCCCGGGACAGCATGATGATCGAGGAGATCTTGGCCCCCACCAAGGACACG CTTCAGAGCGTCTGTAAAGACATTTCCTACCTGGTCGACCCACTAAATAAG CATTTGGCCGTGACCCGCGACTACAACTCGGAATGTATGCGGCGCTACAGCTGGACCCCGGACACCGTGGACCACGGCCATAATGTGGCATCCAGCCCCATCCACTCTGG CTTCTCGTCCCCGCTCCCTCAATATGACTCCAG GTTCCTGGTCAGCTTCATGGTGGACGCCCGCGGCGGGTCCATGAGGGGCAGCCGCCATAACGGCATGCGCATCATCATCCCGCCCAGGAAGTGCACGGCCCCCACGCGTATCACCTGCCGCCTGGCCAAGAGGCACAAGCTCGCCTACCCGCCCCCCATGGTGGAAGGGGAGGGCCTGGTCAGCAGACTCGTGGAGGTCGGCCCGGCTGGGGCGCAATTTCTCGG TCCCGTGATTGTGGAGATCCCTCATTTCGGCTCCATGCGGGGGAAGGAGAGGGAGCTGATCGTGTTGAGGAGCGACAACGGCGACACCTGGCGCGAGCACCAGTTCGAGTCCACTCCGGAGGAACTCGCAGAGTTGCTGACCGGGATGGATGAAG aGTTGGACAGCCCCGCCGAGTTGGAGAAGAAGCGCATTTGCCGCATCGTGAGCAGAGACTTCCCGCAGTATTTCGCGGTGGTGTCGAGGATCAAGCAGGAATCCAACCACATGGGTCCCGATGGGGGGGTCCTGTCCAGTAGCACTGTGACCATGGTCCAAGCCTCCTTCCCCCAGGGGGCGCTGACCAAGAAGATTCGCGTCGGCCTGCAG GCTCAACCTGTTCCCGATGACTTGGTGAGGGCGGTCCTGGGGAACAGAGCCACCTTCAGCCCCATCGTCACCGTGGAGCCCAGGAGGAGGAAATTCCACAAGCCGATCACGATGACCATCCCCGTCCCGCCCCGCCAGGCGGAAGGCCACCCCATCGGCCGCCGGGGCGACGCGGCGCCTTGCCTGCGTTTGCTCTGCAGCATCACAG GAGGAACGTCCCCGGCCCAGTGGGAAGACATCACGGGCACCACGCCGCTTTCCTTTGTGACCGATTGCGTCTCCTTTACCACAAATGTTTCGGCCag GTTCTGGCTCGCAGACTGTCACCAGATTCCTGAGACGGTGGCTCTGGCGTCTCAGTTATACCGGGAGCTGATCTGCGTGCCGTACCTGGCCAAGTTTGTGGTGTTCGCCAAGATGAACGACCCGGTGGAGGCGCGCCTGCGCTGCTTCTGCATGACGGACGACAAAGTGGACAAGACCCTCGAGCAGCAGGAGAACTTTGAGGAAGTGGCCCGGAGTAAAGACATCGAG GTTCTGGAGGGCAAGCCCATCCATGTGGACTGCTATGGCAACTTGTCTCCACTGACCAAAAGTGGACAGCAGCTTGTATTTAATTTCTACTCCTTCAAGGAAAACAGACTTCCTTTCACCGTGAAG aTGAGAGATATGGGCCAAGAGCCCTGTGGCCGCCTGTCATTCCTGAAGGAAGCAAAAACCTCCAAAGGTCTTCCGCAGACCGCCATTTGCAATCTGAACATcacgctgcccacacacaagAAG GATATGGAGTCCGACCCCGACGATGAG aaTGACAGGCCAGAACGACGCCATACCTTTGCCTCCTTAGCTTTGCGTAAGCGCTACAGCTATTTGACCGACCCTGCGGCGA AAACACCCGATCGAAGTCCGCAAAGAGCACAGCCTTCTGGCTACCCTCACAAATCTGTCTTTTCAACGAGATCTTATCAGGCGTGGCCGCCTGTTCCTGTCGCCGTCCCTGGCCAAGCCAAGTCTGGGTTTGGCTCCCTCTCCAGCTCATCGTCCAACACACCTTCTGCCTCTCCACTAAAGTCTGTCTGGTCCATCAACTCTGGCTCCCCCATAAAGACAAATATCCCCGGATCCCCTGCCTCTTCCGTTAAGTCGGTTAGCGACATGGTCTCTCCCATCCGATCGTACAGAACCATCTCCTCGCCTATCAAAACAGTAGTCCAGCATGCTCAGTACCCGGGCCAGGTTTCCCATAGTCCTCTGGCATCGCCTGTAAAAAGTGCTTCAGACAGTGCATCTATGAAAGGACTTGCGGCGTTGTCAGCCAGGACTATAACTGCTCCGACAGGAGGAAGTCCTCTCCTTGAGAGGACATCAAAAGCCACGACGCCTCCAACATCTCCCAAATCTTCCCTTAGTATGTTCAGTTCCCCTCTCTCATACAAGACCGTTGTGGGTGGGTCCGCTGTTACGGGATCGTCTTCCTCCCCTATCAAAACTGTCCCCGGCCTCTCCTCTGTCCGTTCCTTTTCCTCAGACGTGTCGGGCCCCGCAAGGAACCTCTTCTCCTCACTGTCCTCGCCCCTCAAATCCAACACCCCACAAAGTGCTGCGGTGCTGATCAATGGAACAGTGTCGCCAGCACAGTACCGCTCCTCCTCTCCGACCTCCCTACTTGCCAGCAGTCTCCAAGAAAGAATACAAGCAACCACCAACGCCGCGACGACAAGCGTCAATGCGGCGTTTGATGAGGttgaaaaaacattcaattcttGCTCGGCTGGCTATGGCACTTTAAAGTCATTGTCCTCCTCCGCATCCTCATCATATCAGTCCATTCGGTCCTCAGCATCTAGTTCCCTTTACAACTCGCTACGGTCCCCTCCTAATGCCACCACTGCTGGAACGTCCAGCACCGTGACGGTCCCCGTGTATTCTGTTATCAATGTACTGCCAGAGCCCCAGTTTAAAAAGTTACCCGATGTGTCCAAGTCAACTATTCTGTCCCCACGTAACACCGCGCCACCTGAGATGAATCCTAAATTGCAGTCGTCCTTTGCCAGAAATCTTTCCCCTACCAAGCCTCCACTTCTCTCATCCGGTTTAAAATCAAACGCGACATCCGCATTGTCATCCAGCCAAGAAATTCTGAAAGACGTCGCTGATATGAAAGAGGACTTAATACgaatgtcagccattttgcagaCGGATCCAAATTCTAATACAAGTAAAGGATTTCAGTCTGGTTCCGCAGCCAAGGTTGAGGACGAAGAGCCGCACCGGATTGTGGAGAAAGTAAAACAAGATCTGGTAAAAGTGAGTCAAATCCTGACTCAAGACGCGGGCAAAGAGTCACCGGCAAGGGGGACCTTGGACGACATACGCTTCTCAAAAGTACCTGTTGAACAGCCACAAAGCAACTGGAGCTATCCCCCAAGATACGAGACGGTGGTTCCTCAAGCGAaagcaaaaacaagtcaagatCGAGATTTCAATCTTTCTAAAGTTGCCGACTACTTAGCTAATGATGTTGGGAGCAGTTCTTTCTCCAAAACGCAAGACACTAAACATGCAACAAATGAGGGCAAGAGAGAAGCGGATGGCAGGGAAAAGCAAAAACGCGTTCTGAAACCCACCATTGCAGTTCAAgagcaaaaactcaaaatgcctCCAACGAGCATGCGATCATCCCCTTCGGACCGAGAGCTAGGTAAAGTGGCCGATGCTCTTTTTGGAGCCGACACTGTGCTGGAATCCCCTGACGATGTATATCATGAACAGGACAAGAGTCCCCTCTCAGACAGTGGCTTTGAGACCAGAAGTGAAAGGACCCCTTCTGCCCCGCAGAGTGCTGAAGGCACAGGCCCAAAGGCGCCTTTCCAGGACATCCCCGTTCCTCCCGTCATCACTGAGACGAGGACTGAAGTTGTTCACGTCATCAGGAGCTATGAGCCCCCTGAGGATAACAAGCAACCCGCAATGCTGGAGGGAAATCACATCCGATACATTGGCACTGAGTCGAAAGGACATGCTAATCATGCTCCATCAATTAAAGTTGCCCCCGATGAGGATCCGATGGGTAAAGGCATACGGTTGAAGGAGGAAACTCACATCACTACTACCACCAGGATGGTGTACCACAAACCATCTGGCAATGAAGCTGTATCAGAGAGGTGTGAGGAAACCATGTCCGTTCATGACATCATGAAGGCCTTTCAATCAGGAAAGGACCCATCGAGGGAGCTTGCTGGACTCTTTGAGCACAAATCTGAGGAAGTACCACAGAGACTCTCTGACGACGTCAAACCAAAGGTTGAAAGAATAATTGAAGTGCACATTGAAAAGGGCAGTAAAGCAGAACCAACCGAAGTCATCATCAGAGAGACTAAAAACCATTCAGACAATGACACGTATTACTACCCGGGAAACAGACAAGAGGACAGGGAAACTGAGGAACTTCCCGCCTATTTTGACTCCTCCAAATTTAACGCCACCATGGCGCCCGAGGAAAGTCGCCCTAGTTCAGCCCAATTAATGGCAGATGAGTCTTATAAGACCTTGAAATTGCTTAGCCAGCAGTCTGTGGAATACCACGAGGATGAATCGTCCGAGTTAAGGGGAGAATCTTATAATTTTGCTGAGAAAATGTTATTGTCAGAGAATTTTGACCAATCCCATCCTGACACAGAGGAACGTGGTCGAGAAAGGTCTCACTTCCACTCACCAGACAGAGGTCGAAATGAGAGTAGGTCAGTAGGGCCAAAAACAGGATACATCTTTCGGTCGTCACGAAATTTGTTGGATACCTCAGGGAGAATGGCCGGTACTGATGATAACTATGACACAATGACACTTGTGCAGCATTCCTCTGAGCCCGGTAGTCCAAAGCAATCCCTTTGGATGCGTGTCTCATCAGATGACACAGACAGAAAGGAAAGAGAACAACTAATGTATGAGGAAAGAGTGGACAGAACCGTAAAAGAGGCAGAGGAAAAACTCTGTGAGGTATCTCAGTTCTTTAGAGATAAAACAGAGCAGCTCAATGATGAGCTCTCCTCTCCAGAGAAAAAATCTCGCAGGCCAGACTTTAGGGAATCACGATCTGGACCCAGTTCCACACAAAGCAGTCCAGAGCGATCAGTTTATAGAAACGGTGCAAGTGGGGAAGAGTGGAGCAGAGAAAGACTCAGAGACAAGTTCAGCTCTAATGATCGGAAATGTGCCAGTTTACCCAGTAGTCCGGAGAGGCGAGTACTGCTGCAGCATAATGATTCAGACTCTAGAAGGCAGGGAGACGGGAAAGTTGAAGGCCCAAAGCCTTTTCAGATGTCTTCTTCCAAAGTAAGCGCAGTGAGACTTAAGTTTGAACAAGAGGCTAAAAAACAAGACAGGGGTCCTCAGGGTGTCCAAAGTTCCAATCCTCCCATAAGGAAACTCCATGAAAGTAAACTCCCTGTGTACCAGGTATTTGCTGGTCCTAATGTTCCAAAAGCACCAGACAGTCCAGTCAGCCAGAGAAGAGGGCAAGAAAGCGAGTCCAAGTTTTCACCTTTGCATCAGTCCTATGGGAAAAATCAGGACGATAACAAGTTATTCAAAACATGGGAAAACCATGGGTATGGCACCTACAAACCCCAAGCCCCCATATTATCTCACACATTAGTCCATGATTCTCCAAAAGATGACAGCAATAGCGATTCACAAAGACAAGAAACTACCAAGAAAGTTATTTACACTGAATTCGTTGTACGAGAGAGTCCAAATTGCAATGACGGTCTAAAAAAAAACTCGGAATCTCAAATTCCTGTAAGAAAGTCGTCTAATTTTTCAGATAATCGCAGATCCCCATCTTTAAAATTAGACACCTCTGTTGAAGCACATGAAAAGGAAGGCTCTCACACGCCCATCCTAGTTCGAAACCCCGTACATAGTAGCTTTGAATCCAACAAATCTACTTGCGGATCGTCAGGGAAATCCACAGACTCCGACTGTAGCCACTCAAATATCACTTGTAACGGTGTTGACAGTGACCAAATAGAATATTTGGATCACAGAACTCCTGCACTTATCACAGAAGGTTTCAAAGATATCAAACCATTACCTGTGTATGTTAGCATTCAAGTAGGCAAGCAGTATGAGAAAGAAACGGCGACCGGGCAGCTTGGAACTTACAAAAAAATAGTAAGCCATGAGAGCAGGACAGTACATGAGACCAGGGGAACATTTTACACTGTCAAACAAAAGGAGTCGCCATCTCCTCAAGGTAGTCCAGAAGACGACACTCTAGAACAAGTAACATTCATAGACAGCTCTGGGAAGAGTCCTGTTACTCCCGAGACGCCAAGCCCGGAGGACGTTAGCCTGACCTCGAGAATGCCTGATTCTGTGATTGGCTCCATGGCTGGCATGCCTAGTCCAATCCCAGAGGAGTCGGAAGAGGAAGATGGTAAGACCTTCATCTACAAGGCGCCTACAAAAGAAAAACCCAAGCAAGCAGCTTCTGAGAATCACGGCAAAAAACAGGAAGCAGAGAAACAGAAGCCCAAAGGGGAGAAGAAAGCTCCTTATATCGAGTTTCCACCGCCTCCTCCTTTGGACACAGAGCAGTCAGACCCTGAGAAAAGAAAATCTTGCGCATCCTCTGAGACGGAGACGGAAATGATGGAAGTAAACCTCCAGGAGGAGCATGACAAGCACTTTTTAGCTGAGCCAGTCATCAGGGTCCAGCCTCCGTCACCCGTTCCTCCCGGAGCTAATAACAGTGACTCCAGTGACGACGAGTCTGTGTTCCATCCCATCCCTGTCAAAAAGTATACCTTTAaaatgaaagaggagggggagaaaCACTCAAAACACCGAAAAACGGAGAAGAATGGAAATAAAGAGTCTGGGATCAATGGTGTCGTGAAGGGGGAGGAAGCTGACTTGGAACAAAATGGGAATGACCAGTCGATTACCGACTGCTCCATTGCAACCACTGCTGAATTTTCCCATGACACAGATGCCACTGAGATTGACTCACTGGATGGTTACGATTTTCAGGACGAGGACGATGGACTGAGCGAAGACCCAAAAACATCCAGTCTATCCAATGATGGGAAAACAGCTGATCGCCTCTTTGGTCAGTCTAAGCTCGAAGTCATTGCGGAAGAGAAGTGTGAGGATGGGAAAAGCAATCCGTCTTCTTCGAAAAGCAGTGGGGAAGAAATAGATTACACCCTAGAGGGAAGTCATCCAGAAAGGTTCACAGACCATTACTTCCGCTACCAACTTGAAGAGGAGCTAAACTCAACCTTTAAAACCGTAGCCACAAAAGGCCTCAACTTTGACCCCTGGTCCACCAAAGGGAGTGATCATGAGGGAGTTTATGACTCCAAAACCAAAGATGAAGATCccaagccctttggtttatccGTGGAGGACAAATCACAGGCAACAACACCTGACACAACCCCTGCTCGAACACCAACTGATGAGAGTACACCAACTAGTGAGCCTAACCCCTTCCCTTTCCACGAAGGGAAGATGTTTGAGATGACCCGCAGTGGTGCTATTGACATGAGCAAGCGGGACTTTGTTGAAGAGAGGCTTCAGTTTTTTCAGATTGGTGAGCATTCCTCTGACCCTCTAACAGGGGAAAGGGGGAGAGGGGGCAAGATCCCGGGTGTAATTTCCTCTCAGTCAAAAACAGGGGAGAGGGCCACGGTCGAGGGCAAAGTGAAAGTTTTAGATACAGCCACAGGCGGCAGCACAGCACCAGCAGCAGGAGCGAAATGCAGCCCCGTGCACCCTGGCAGTGACACCGGCCTCGCTGGTACTGAGCGACCCACCCGTGAAGCCGTAGCCGAGACCGCCTCCTCATGCACAATCACGGCCTCCAAGGTTGATCCCAAATTGCGCACCCCTATTAAGATGGGCATAGCTGCCTCTATAACTGTGAAAAAAGACTCAGGGGATCTCACTGATTTTAAAGCTGAGATGTCAGAGGGCCAAATGGTGCCCGAATATATCAGCATAGAGGGTCAGAGTACAGAAGGCCAATCGAGCAAAGACGCAGAAGCCAAGTCAGAGAGAAGAGATTACCCATCTGAAAActgcaacaacaataataacctCGAATCCTCCAGTATTCAGGCCAACTACATTCAGTGTGGCAGTGTGGTGTTCAATCTGCAGTCCTCCTCTGAGCCCACACTTCAGAAAGCCAGCAGGATAGAAACATTGTGTTGCAGGGATGTAGAAGAAAAAGTAGAAAGAGGTCAGAGCAGTCAGGTGCAGCTGCAAAGCATACCGGTTAAAGACAGTGAGGTGAAGCTGCCCAGGTCCAGGCTACCAATAAAAGCATCAGGGCGGTCAAGTCACACCCAGGGAACAGCCATAGGCAAGCAGAAGCCCAAGCAAACGGTGAAAATCGAGACCAGAAAAAGAGGAGAGCCAGCCATTGCCAAAGTAGAACCACGGTCTAGAATACCAGTCAAGGATATTAAGAAGGGAAACTCCACAACCGCAGCTAACTCACCACATTCGCTTAGGGTTACCTCACGGCCAATGAGGCCATTAGCTAGTGAAAGAGCAGCCATCAAGTTGCCCTCGAGGTTACCACTCAAGGACAGACATCAGGTCAGTAAGGCATCGGGTGAGGCAACGTCAAGGCAGGAGAGACACGAGAACCCGAGCGATGTTTGTAAGCGCACCATTGAATACTTTAAAGAGATTAGCGGAGAGACGATAAAGTTGGTGGACCGCCTGTCAGACGAGgagaaaaagaagcaaacagAGCAGTCGGAGGAAGACAGCACCTCCCGGAGCACCTCCCTGTCAGACACCTCGCAGCCGTCCCAACCTTCCCAGCCCTCCCGCTCGTCCAGGTCTGGCCGAGGTTCGAGGGCTGAGGCCGGGGCCGGGGCCCCGACCGTAGGGGCAAAGGTGGCGACGACGGACAGGGCCTCTGGCAGTCAGAGGAGCAGAAGGAGTAGGCGGACTGGTGGGAAGGAGGGCAGTCAGGGACTCGCAGGGTCTCGAACACCTCCCATCGCAGAGATCAAGCCTA GTCCCCAAAGTCCTTGTGAGCGCACAGATTTGCGTATGGCCATTGTCGCAGATCACCTGGGACTCAGCTGGACAG AGCTGGCTCGGGAGATGAACTTCACGGTAGATGAGATTAACCACATTAGATTGGAGAACCCGAACTCTCTGACAGCACAGAGCTTCATGCTATTAAAGAAGTGGGTCAGCCGGGAAGGGAAAAATGCCACAA CGGATGCCTTGACTGCAGTGCTGACCAAAGTCAGTCGGATGGATATTGTGACTTTACTGGAGGGCCCAATTTTTGACTATGGTAACATTTCCGGCACGAGATGTTTTGCCGATGATCATGCGGTTTTCCGGGATCAGGCTGATG ATTACCAGAACATTCTAGCCGAGTTGCATTCCCCCGCCGCACTGCACTCCGACCCGCATTTCCTGATGCCCGAACTTCCTGTCACACCCGACCCTTCCCCTGTCCACCACCAGCATCACCATTACCCACGACCCGATTCCCGACCGCAGCCCCTGCTCTGGAGCCCTGAGATCAAATCCGGAAGCTCAGCCGAGAGTCCCCTTAGACCCTGTCAGCTTCCCCTGTCCcttttggcttttgacctcCCTGATCCTGTTCCATCCAAGGTGCAGAAGCCCCACATCGCCCTGAACGACCGGCTGCTCTTAAGCGAGGAGGAGGACAGATCTTACAGAGAACTGGAACCGAGCCCCACGCCCAAGTCTGTCCCCGCTCTGTGCGAGTTAGACATCAGCCCGGCCCGCTCCACATCCTCCTGTTCAGTTTCATCTGTATCGTCGATAACCCCTTTAACACCTGACAGAGCACAAATAGGAGATGGAGCTGTGCTACAAGTGGACATTAAAAGCTGCCAGAAGGAAGAGTCAAAAGAAAAGGGTAAGGGTGATCAGAGGGTTGCGGTAGAGGGGAACTTTTTTGTGGAAAACTGGGTAGAGGAGGACTGGATTAAAAACCTCGAGAGAAAATGTGAGATCGTGACAAAAGATGTCAAGAGTCAGCTGGAAGCggacaaaaacattttcgcCCGACAAAAGGGAGTGGCAGGAGTGCGGATTAAAATGCCGGGAGCTGGGTCTGCTGGAGATGAAATAGAGGCTGGAACTGACAAAGAGAGTATTGATGAAACACCACAGATAGAAGGGAACGGTGAAGAAGTGGTCCGCCGTGGGGACAGAAGAAAAATTGCCGATGATGGTCGAGGCACTCGCCAGCCAAGTGACTTGACCGTTCAGGAATGGGCTGAGGCCCTTTGGGAACGTCAGTCTACTGAGCGTGGATCTAATGAGGAGGAAGATAAGACTGAAGAAGGCtcagaggagaaggaggaggacaaGGAGATGACCACCGAGGCAGACCGAGAACTGGAGATTGTCAATCGCGTTGAACGGCCAGAAAAAGACATGTGCTCGCTTTCAGGTTGGCAGAGCGACTCATCCAGCGTCAACGCCGAGCCACCGACGCCGGGCCGCAGCTCGGATCTGCCGGACGTTCGGGAAAG CCACGACAACTCGAGCGATTCCGTCACTTCCTCGTCCAGAGGCGAATCGGGGAGGTCCCGGCAGAACGGCGACAAGTCTAAAAACTCACCTCAGGGCGGCTCGTCGGAGTCGATGAATGGCAGAAAGGAAGAGGGAAGGCTGGTGTCCGAGAAGAAAGTTCAG CAGCAGGTTAGTGTAGATTCCGGTTCGGAGGAAGAACAGACCGTAACCACCAGAATCTTCCGACGCCGGCTCATTTTGAAG GGCGAGGAAGCAAAAAACATATCCGGCGAGTCCGTGACCGAGGAACACTACTTGGACCAAGACGGTAACCTCGTCAGTAGAAAA GTCATCAGGAAGGTCATCCGCCGGTTCTCTAGCTCCTCGACAGACAACCACGGGTGCCACAAGGACCTTCAGAAAAGTCCCACCCTGCAGGAGGACGGACTTGAG AAAGATGGCCCGTCGAGGAATAGCAGGCGAGTGGACGAGAGGAAGCCCGGAGACAAAAAGTTTCACTCGTAG